The Aeromicrobium yanjiei genome includes a region encoding these proteins:
- a CDS encoding YajQ family cyclic di-GMP-binding protein, with amino-acid sequence MADSSFDIVSKIDRQEADNALNQAVKEIQTRYDFKNTGAEIKWSGEWGVEITANADERALAVLDVFKDKLIKRGISLKSLEEGEPRQSGKDVKINCTFGEGISQEQAKKVSKLIRDEGPKGVKVQIQGDELRVTSKKRDDLQEVQQLLKGADLDFAVQFTNYR; translated from the coding sequence ATGGCCGACTCATCCTTCGACATCGTGAGCAAGATCGACCGTCAGGAGGCCGACAACGCGCTGAACCAGGCGGTCAAGGAGATCCAGACCCGCTACGACTTCAAGAACACCGGCGCCGAGATCAAGTGGAGCGGCGAGTGGGGCGTCGAGATCACCGCGAACGCCGACGAGCGCGCCCTCGCGGTGCTCGACGTGTTCAAGGACAAGCTGATCAAGCGCGGCATCTCGCTCAAGTCGCTGGAGGAGGGCGAGCCCCGCCAGTCCGGCAAGGACGTGAAGATCAACTGCACGTTCGGCGAGGGGATCAGCCAGGAGCAGGCCAAGAAGGTCTCCAAGCTCATCCGCGACGAGGGCCCCAAGGGCGTCAAGGTGCAGATCCAGGGCGACGAGCTGCGGGTCACGAGCAAGAAGCGCGACGACCTGCAGGAGGTCCAGCAGCTCCTCAAGGGCGCCGACCTGGACTTCGCCGTCCAGTTCACCAACTACCGCTGA
- a CDS encoding NADH-quinone oxidoreductase subunit N — protein MNIPVDWHLVAPAVLVMAGALVALLVDAFFPRRTWNGPELPAAAALVGAGVLAHAYRDDLGSYTFALTAIVLVGTLFVVVAANIMNFETAMPPGEFHFLLMSAAAGGVLMVSARDLVTLVVALELLSLPSIALVGLRQGDRVAIRSAWTFFLASVVSTAITLMGISLLYGVTGSMDYDEIRDALARPEVPEGVVAVAVVLTLVGLLFKLGAVPFHAWVPDAYAGASVMVAGFLSTVSKAAALGALLILVNVALPHAYASWQPVLAVVAAATMTIGNLGALRQDDAIGLLAWSSIAQAGFLIAPSVAVLSREGLTAPVQYLAVYALANLVAFAALSVVLRLRGSTSLDELRGMARTDPWMGIPLVVAALVLAGFPPAVIGLVTKYVVIRPVVESDHVWLAVVMGLNVMLGLAYYLRLVVRLCDRPVGEAYVSPSPPVSVRVAKSTVLIGTAALLALSAWPDLLLRHLP, from the coding sequence ATGAACATTCCTGTCGACTGGCATCTCGTCGCCCCTGCCGTGCTCGTCATGGCCGGCGCCCTCGTGGCGCTGCTGGTCGACGCGTTCTTCCCCCGCCGCACCTGGAACGGCCCGGAGCTGCCGGCCGCGGCCGCCCTCGTGGGCGCCGGCGTGCTCGCGCACGCGTACCGCGACGACCTGGGCAGCTACACGTTCGCGCTGACGGCGATCGTGCTGGTCGGGACGCTGTTCGTCGTGGTCGCGGCCAACATCATGAACTTCGAGACCGCGATGCCGCCGGGGGAGTTCCACTTCCTGCTGATGAGTGCCGCCGCGGGCGGCGTGCTGATGGTGTCCGCGCGCGACCTGGTGACGCTGGTGGTCGCGCTGGAGCTGCTCTCCCTGCCGTCGATCGCCCTGGTCGGTCTGCGCCAGGGCGACCGGGTCGCGATCCGGTCGGCGTGGACGTTCTTCCTCGCGTCGGTCGTCTCCACCGCGATCACCCTCATGGGCATCTCGCTGCTCTACGGGGTGACCGGGTCGATGGACTACGACGAGATCCGCGACGCGCTGGCCCGGCCCGAGGTGCCCGAGGGCGTCGTCGCGGTGGCGGTCGTGCTGACCCTGGTCGGCCTGCTGTTCAAGCTCGGTGCGGTGCCGTTCCACGCGTGGGTCCCCGATGCGTACGCGGGGGCCTCGGTCATGGTCGCGGGCTTCCTCTCGACGGTCTCGAAGGCCGCCGCGCTGGGTGCGCTGCTGATCCTGGTCAACGTCGCGCTCCCGCACGCGTACGCGTCGTGGCAGCCGGTGCTCGCGGTGGTCGCGGCCGCCACGATGACGATCGGCAACCTCGGGGCCCTGCGGCAGGACGATGCGATCGGCCTGCTCGCCTGGTCGTCGATCGCGCAGGCCGGCTTCCTCATCGCCCCGTCCGTCGCGGTGCTGTCGCGCGAGGGCCTGACGGCTCCGGTGCAGTACCTCGCGGTCTACGCCCTGGCCAACCTGGTGGCGTTCGCGGCGCTCTCGGTCGTGCTGCGGCTGCGGGGGAGCACGAGCCTCGACGAGCTGAGGGGCATGGCCCGCACCGATCCGTGGATGGGCATACCGCTGGTCGTCGCGGCGCTCGTGCTGGCCGGCTTCCCGCCCGCCGTGATCGGCCTGGTGACCAAGTACGTCGTGATCCGGCCGGTCGTCGAGTCCGACCACGTCTGGCTCGCGGTCGTGATGGGCCTCAACGTGATGCTGGGCCTCGCGTACTACCTGCGCCTCGTGGTGCGGCTGTGCGACCGACCGGTGGGCGAGGCGTACGTCAGCCCGTCCCCACCGGTGTCGGTGCGCGTCGCCAAGTCCACGGTGCTGATCGGCACGGCCGCGCTCCTGGCCCTCAGCGCCTGGCCCGACCTCCTGCTCCGCCACCTCCCCTGA
- a CDS encoding complex I subunit 4 family protein, with the protein MIVVALLVPAVVGLVLLIGRARFSGPVAAWTGAAAMTVSLVLYALVWEGRDVVSGEVDEPWIEPVGARLHLGVTAVSWPFLLMTAAIGLLCCLWLVARDAAPALVGLVLVISASSLGVFSSLDLLLFFVFFELALIPMWFVIAWWGDEAAGARTAATRFLLFTVSGSGLLLVGIVAIGLDGGSLQVDDAASGSLAAAVLVTLGFAVKTPVVPLHTWLPGAHSAAPTVGSVLLAAVFLKLGTYGLILFSPLLLRFDDVAPYLAIAGALGIVWSALACYAQDDLKRLIAYSSIGHMGFVVIAISTQSQVGLAAAVFGSVAHGVVTGLLFFTAGSLKDRFGSASMAAIGRGLYARTPWLAVTFVLAAVASLGLPGLAGFWGELLSLRAAYEIGDVLTRPVAWTALGLALLGIALTTAYFTRAIRLLAQGEPVPHDGDRDLDRREVAVLGTLVVAAVVLGLWPGPLLDLFEPFTRSFAR; encoded by the coding sequence ATGATCGTCGTCGCTCTTCTCGTGCCCGCCGTCGTCGGGCTGGTGCTCCTGATCGGCCGGGCCAGGTTCTCAGGTCCGGTGGCCGCATGGACCGGAGCGGCGGCGATGACCGTCTCGCTCGTCCTGTACGCGCTCGTGTGGGAGGGCCGCGACGTCGTCTCCGGCGAGGTCGACGAGCCGTGGATCGAGCCGGTCGGTGCCCGGCTGCACCTGGGGGTCACCGCCGTCTCGTGGCCGTTCCTGCTGATGACCGCGGCGATCGGCCTGTTGTGCTGCCTGTGGCTGGTCGCGCGGGACGCCGCGCCGGCGCTGGTCGGGCTCGTGCTCGTCATCAGCGCCTCGTCCCTCGGCGTGTTCAGCTCGCTCGACCTGCTGCTGTTCTTCGTGTTCTTCGAGCTCGCGCTCATCCCCATGTGGTTCGTCATCGCCTGGTGGGGCGACGAGGCCGCGGGGGCCAGGACGGCTGCGACCCGGTTCCTGCTCTTCACGGTCTCCGGCTCCGGGCTGCTGCTGGTGGGCATCGTGGCCATCGGCCTCGACGGCGGGTCGCTGCAGGTCGACGACGCGGCCTCGGGGTCGCTGGCGGCCGCAGTCCTGGTGACGCTCGGGTTCGCGGTCAAGACCCCGGTCGTCCCGCTGCACACCTGGCTGCCTGGGGCCCACAGCGCGGCCCCGACGGTCGGCTCCGTGCTGCTCGCGGCGGTCTTCCTCAAGCTCGGCACGTACGGGCTGATCCTGTTCAGCCCCCTGCTCCTGCGCTTCGACGACGTCGCCCCCTACCTCGCGATCGCGGGCGCGCTGGGCATCGTGTGGTCCGCGCTCGCCTGCTACGCGCAGGACGACCTCAAGCGCCTCATCGCGTACTCGAGCATCGGGCACATGGGCTTCGTGGTCATCGCGATCTCGACGCAGAGCCAGGTGGGCCTCGCGGCGGCCGTCTTCGGCTCCGTCGCGCACGGTGTCGTGACGGGGCTGCTGTTCTTCACGGCCGGATCGCTCAAGGACCGCTTCGGCTCGGCCTCGATGGCCGCGATCGGCCGCGGGCTCTACGCGCGTACGCCCTGGCTCGCGGTCACCTTCGTCCTGGCCGCGGTCGCGAGCCTGGGACTGCCGGGGCTCGCGGGCTTCTGGGGCGAGCTGCTGTCGCTGCGCGCGGCGTACGAGATCGGGGACGTGCTCACCCGGCCGGTCGCCTGGACCGCGCTGGGCCTGGCGCTGCTCGGCATCGCGCTGACGACCGCGTACTTCACGCGGGCGATCAGGTTGCTGGCCCAGGGGGAGCCCGTGCCCCACGACGGCGACCGCGACCTGGATCGCCGTGAGGTGGCCGTGCTCGGCACGCTCGTCGTCGCCGCGGTCGTCCTCGGCCTGTGGCCGGGGCCGCTCCTTGACCTGTTCGAGCCCTTCACGAGGTCCTTCGCCCGATGA
- a CDS encoding NADH-quinone oxidoreductase subunit L, whose product MSRVAGRHWAYVALTAALAIAAAIWAIPHLYETAWFAYYDGEPGGTRPPFPSLSPDLFLLPASAQLVLLAVGVGLLVQIYSTAYLGHHPRYRSYALVIVLFLVAMIAVVGTTNLWVLLVGWEVMGLCSYLLIGHEWQTAEARAGAAKAFLMTRVADLGLVLAILVIGETYGTYDLIGVEIAAGQSPQHATAIGLLVLVAVIGKSAQFPLHTWLPDAMPGPTPITALIHAATMVAAGVYLAARLFFLYAESTVVVTAMAVVAGITMLLGAVLALVQTDLKRALAWSTVSQLALMLGAIAAADPDAGLSHLISHGVFKALLFLGCGCLMHAVGSSALSAMGGLRASMPVTFWSTTVGFTALAGLVPTAGFFTKDSVLHSIEQATDHDGGLASGTAYALLAAALVTVFLTAAYATRLWLKAFFGPAPDGHAGHEAPSAMTGPLVVLAVATFALSIGQPFHLGTGLLTTALAAAGVGTIVLLWRRGASVDLEIGPLTAELGLDRPLSRWLPAVVRGVSRTVVDLDQEAVDAYPRAGAGLAERASHVLGLAQSRNVQRYATLVAAGVLVLVVVGVVLT is encoded by the coding sequence ATGAGCCGCGTCGCCGGGCGCCACTGGGCGTACGTCGCGCTGACCGCGGCGCTCGCGATCGCCGCAGCCATCTGGGCGATCCCGCACCTGTACGAGACCGCGTGGTTCGCCTACTACGACGGGGAGCCGGGGGGCACCCGACCGCCGTTCCCCTCGCTGTCGCCCGATCTCTTCCTCCTGCCCGCCTCGGCGCAGCTCGTGCTGCTCGCGGTCGGCGTCGGCCTGCTCGTGCAGATCTACTCGACGGCCTACCTCGGGCACCACCCGCGCTACCGGTCGTACGCGCTGGTCATCGTGCTGTTCCTCGTCGCGATGATCGCGGTGGTCGGCACGACCAACCTGTGGGTGCTGCTCGTCGGCTGGGAGGTCATGGGGCTGTGCTCCTATCTGCTGATCGGTCACGAGTGGCAGACCGCGGAGGCCCGCGCCGGAGCCGCGAAGGCGTTCCTGATGACCCGCGTCGCCGATCTCGGCCTGGTGCTCGCGATCCTGGTGATCGGCGAGACCTACGGGACGTACGACCTGATCGGCGTCGAGATCGCCGCCGGCCAGAGCCCGCAGCACGCGACCGCGATCGGCCTGCTGGTCCTCGTCGCGGTCATCGGCAAGTCTGCGCAGTTCCCGCTGCACACCTGGCTGCCCGACGCGATGCCCGGCCCGACACCCATCACGGCGCTGATCCACGCCGCGACGATGGTGGCGGCGGGCGTCTACCTCGCGGCACGGCTGTTCTTCCTCTACGCCGAGTCGACCGTCGTCGTGACCGCGATGGCCGTCGTCGCCGGCATCACGATGCTGCTGGGCGCGGTCCTGGCGCTCGTGCAGACCGATCTGAAGCGGGCGCTCGCGTGGTCGACCGTCAGCCAGCTCGCCCTGATGCTCGGGGCGATCGCGGCGGCCGACCCTGACGCCGGCCTCAGCCACCTGATCTCGCACGGAGTCTTCAAGGCCCTGCTGTTCCTCGGCTGCGGCTGCCTCATGCACGCGGTCGGCTCGAGCGCGCTGAGCGCGATGGGCGGCCTGCGGGCGTCGATGCCGGTCACCTTCTGGTCGACGACCGTGGGGTTCACGGCCCTCGCGGGTCTCGTCCCCACGGCAGGCTTCTTCACCAAGGACTCGGTGCTCCACTCGATCGAGCAGGCGACCGACCACGACGGTGGCCTCGCGTCCGGCACGGCGTACGCGCTGCTGGCCGCCGCGCTCGTGACTGTCTTCCTCACCGCGGCGTACGCCACGCGGTTGTGGCTGAAGGCGTTCTTCGGTCCCGCTCCCGACGGCCACGCGGGCCACGAGGCGCCATCGGCGATGACCGGCCCGCTGGTCGTATTGGCCGTTGCGACGTTCGCGCTATCGATCGGCCAGCCGTTCCATCTCGGGACGGGCCTGCTGACCACCGCGCTCGCTGCCGCGGGCGTCGGCACGATCGTGCTGCTGTGGCGCAGGGGCGCGTCCGTCGACCTCGAGATCGGCCCGCTGACCGCCGAGCTCGGCCTCGACCGGCCCTTGTCGCGCTGGCTGCCCGCGGTCGTGCGGGGGGTCTCCCGCACGGTCGTCGACCTCGACCAGGAGGCTGTCGACGCGTACCCCCGCGCGGGGGCGGGGCTGGCCGAACGCGCATCCCACGTGCTCGGCCTCGCCCAGTCCCGCAACGTGCAGCGCTATGCGACGCTCGTCGCTGCGGGCGTGCTGGTGCTCGTGGTCGTCGGGGTGGTCCTGACATGA
- the nuoK gene encoding NADH-quinone oxidoreductase subunit NuoK has translation MPLLYPLVLAAALFGIGVYGVLARRNAVMMLLGVELMLNAVNLNLVAFDAWFADALHSGQVLTLFTITIAAAEIGLGLAIVLALFRALRTVDVDEVGR, from the coding sequence ATGCCGCTGCTCTATCCGCTGGTGCTGGCGGCCGCCCTCTTCGGGATCGGCGTGTACGGGGTGCTGGCCCGCCGCAACGCGGTCATGATGCTGCTCGGGGTCGAGCTCATGCTCAATGCCGTCAACCTCAACCTGGTGGCCTTCGACGCGTGGTTCGCCGACGCCCTGCACTCGGGGCAGGTGCTGACCCTCTTCACGATCACGATCGCGGCCGCCGAGATCGGCCTCGGGCTCGCGATCGTGCTCGCCCTGTTCCGCGCCCTGCGGACGGTCGACGTCGACGAGGTGGGCCGATGA
- a CDS encoding NADH-quinone oxidoreductase subunit J family protein, with protein sequence MSLTEIVFLVLAVVAVGSALLSMTSGQLVHAALWLVVTLGAVAGCFVLMTAEFVAWVQVLVYVGSVVVLVIFALMLTRQPSGARSAEVTGNRWIAALVGLAAAVGLGATMVVGFRGEQIEGRRIGTAGSIGDALFNDWVLPFEILSGVLLAALVGAIVLSRSGSDR encoded by the coding sequence ATGAGCCTCACCGAGATCGTCTTCCTCGTGCTGGCCGTCGTCGCGGTCGGCTCCGCGCTGCTGTCGATGACCAGCGGCCAGCTGGTCCACGCGGCTCTGTGGCTGGTCGTGACGCTCGGCGCAGTCGCCGGCTGCTTCGTGCTGATGACGGCCGAGTTCGTCGCGTGGGTGCAGGTGCTCGTGTACGTCGGCTCGGTCGTCGTGCTGGTGATCTTCGCCCTTATGCTGACCCGCCAGCCGAGCGGCGCGCGCTCCGCGGAGGTGACCGGCAACCGCTGGATCGCTGCCCTCGTGGGCCTGGCCGCTGCGGTCGGGCTGGGGGCCACGATGGTCGTGGGGTTCCGCGGCGAGCAGATCGAGGGACGCCGGATCGGCACCGCCGGATCGATCGGCGACGCCCTGTTCAACGACTGGGTGCTGCCGTTCGAGATCCTCAGCGGGGTGCTGCTGGCCGCGCTGGTCGGCGCGATCGTCCTCTCCCGGTCAGGATCCGATCGCTGA